The Methanobrevibacter sp. genome contains a region encoding:
- a CDS encoding DUF308 domain-containing protein: MNINKGFGILMIILGLICIIFPIFFESLISTIVGLSLLLFGISSVFMGINMKSYFKNFYKVSLIIGLISIIFGFLFIFYIDALSFLVAIEFYLVGLIMIVFGISGLLARMDSITNFTSIFVLIMGIITIALAIFTASQPIYIAIVIGIVLIIQGATLFLFH; the protein is encoded by the coding sequence ATGAACATCAATAAAGGTTTCGGAATACTAATGATTATTTTAGGATTAATCTGCATAATATTCCCGATATTTTTTGAGAGCTTGATTTCAACAATTGTTGGTTTGTCTTTATTACTCTTCGGTATTTCCTCAGTATTCATGGGCATCAACATGAAGTCCTATTTTAAAAACTTCTATAAGGTTTCCCTTATTATTGGACTTATTTCAATTATTTTCGGATTCCTGTTTATATTCTATATCGATGCACTGTCTTTCCTTGTGGCAATTGAATTCTATCTTGTAGGATTGATAATGATTGTATTTGGAATATCAGGATTACTGGCAAGAATGGATTCAATAACCAATTTCACATCAATTTTTGTTTTAATAATGGGAATAATTACCATAGCTCTTGCAATATTTACTGCAAGCCAACCGATATACATTGCAATAGTTATTGGAATCGTTTTAATAATCCAAGGAGCAACCCTATTCTTATTCCACTAA
- a CDS encoding dicarboxylate/amino acid:cation symporter, which produces MISRLKEISLGNWMLIGMILGLIVGLILNFYVNDPFIKNVILIDNVFTLGGTGFIKLMKMLVVPLVFFSIVVGVASISDIKKIGAIGGRAILIYLVTTALAVTIALLIAGLIKPGVGLNMVGLAHTNVTTNVTLTDTVLSMIPDNPFSSLANGEMLAVIIFGLLVGIILAKLRDETNVVNDFFTQANKIMMEMTRIVMKFAPIGIFCLMAKTFASLGFEGILPLSKYVICVLIGLAIQAFVVYPSLLVILTRLNPIRFFKKFFSVMFFAFSSSTSNATIPLNIEKLSELGVSREVSSFTIPLGATINMDGTAIMQGCAVMFAAQAYGMDLGTTALITVIFTAVMASIGTAGVPSVGLITLNMVFNSVGLPVDAIGIIMGIDHILDMFRTAVNVTGDAICTIIVSFKNKSVDLDMFKGKKKPGKTWDDITRF; this is translated from the coding sequence ATGATTTCAAGATTAAAGGAAATAAGTCTGGGTAACTGGATGCTAATCGGAATGATTTTAGGTTTAATTGTAGGCCTAATATTGAATTTTTATGTTAACGACCCATTTATTAAAAATGTGATACTCATTGATAATGTCTTCACATTAGGGGGAACCGGATTTATTAAGCTAATGAAAATGCTTGTTGTGCCTCTCGTTTTCTTCTCGATAGTCGTTGGAGTGGCTTCAATTTCCGACATTAAGAAAATCGGTGCAATCGGAGGACGGGCAATACTGATATACCTCGTCACAACTGCATTGGCAGTTACAATTGCTCTTTTGATAGCAGGCTTGATAAAGCCAGGTGTCGGCTTGAACATGGTTGGCCTTGCACATACCAATGTCACAACAAACGTGACCCTGACAGACACCGTTTTAAGCATGATTCCGGACAATCCGTTTAGCTCCCTTGCCAATGGGGAAATGCTGGCGGTCATCATATTCGGATTGCTTGTTGGAATAATATTGGCCAAGTTAAGGGATGAAACAAATGTGGTTAATGACTTCTTCACCCAAGCAAACAAGATCATGATGGAGATGACACGTATCGTCATGAAATTTGCGCCTATTGGAATATTCTGTCTGATGGCGAAAACATTTGCCTCACTCGGATTTGAAGGAATACTGCCTTTAAGCAAATATGTAATCTGCGTGCTTATAGGTCTGGCCATACAGGCTTTTGTCGTCTATCCATCCCTGCTTGTTATCTTGACAAGATTAAATCCAATCAGATTCTTCAAGAAGTTCTTCTCAGTAATGTTTTTCGCATTTTCATCATCAACATCGAATGCGACAATCCCTCTGAACATAGAGAAACTTTCAGAGCTTGGTGTTTCACGTGAGGTCTCATCATTTACAATCCCACTAGGGGCCACCATCAACATGGATGGAACAGCAATCATGCAGGGCTGTGCCGTGATGTTTGCAGCCCAGGCATACGGTATGGATCTGGGAACAACAGCGCTCATTACAGTGATATTCACTGCAGTAATGGCTTCAATCGGAACCGCAGGAGTTCCTTCAGTAGGATTGATCACATTGAACATGGTGTTCAATTCCGTAGGCCTGCCTGTGGATGCCATCGGAATCATAATGGGAATAGACCATATTCTGGACATGTTCAGGACTGCCGTGAACGTGACTGGAGATGCGATATGTACAATCATCGTTTCATTCAAGAACAAGTCCGTGGACCTGGACATGTTCAAGGGCAAGAAGAAACCGGGAAAAACATGGGACGATATAACCAGATTTTAA
- a CDS encoding arsenate reductase family protein, whose product MLFVQYPKCSTCRKAKNWLDEHDIEYESRHIVEDNPNAGEIEAWYKKSDLPLKRFFNTSGKIYRENKLKDKLPDMSEEEQFEILATDGMLVKRPIVVGDDFVLVGFKVKEWEEKLL is encoded by the coding sequence ATGTTATTCGTACAATACCCAAAATGCTCAACTTGCCGCAAAGCAAAAAACTGGTTAGATGAACACGACATCGAATATGAATCCAGACACATTGTCGAAGACAATCCGAATGCTGGTGAAATCGAGGCCTGGTATAAAAAGTCTGACTTGCCGTTGAAAAGATTTTTCAACACTAGCGGCAAGATATATCGTGAAAACAAGTTAAAGGACAAGCTCCCAGACATGTCTGAAGAGGAACAGTTTGAAATCTTAGCAACAGATGGAATGCTTGTAAAAAGGCCAATCGTCGTTGGCGACGACTTTGTTCTGGTCGGATTCAAAGTCAAGGAATGGGAAGAAAAATTATTATAA
- a CDS encoding helix-turn-helix domain-containing protein, with the protein METNKYIKSCPIELVVKLINKKWVIQIIRDLFFGKSRFHEFKEDKPELSNKVLSNCLKDMEKNGLIHRIADRYDRKNVRYKLTEKGKSLNRILYEIAMVGVNEETYSDKIKNDVKAEFRQALL; encoded by the coding sequence ATGGAAACTAATAAATATATTAAATCATGCCCTATAGAATTAGTTGTCAAATTAATCAATAAGAAATGGGTAATTCAGATCATACGTGATTTATTCTTTGGTAAATCCCGTTTTCATGAATTTAAGGAAGATAAACCTGAACTTTCAAACAAGGTCTTAAGCAACTGCCTGAAAGATATGGAGAAAAACGGTTTGATTCATCGTATTGCCGATCGGTATGACAGGAAAAATGTAAGATACAAATTGACTGAAAAGGGAAAATCCCTAAACAGGATACTGTATGAAATAGCTATGGTGGGGGTCAATGAGGAAACCTACTCAGATAAGATTAAAAATGATGTGAAAGCTGAATTTAGGCAAGCATTGTTATGA
- the serS gene encoding serine--tRNA ligase translates to MLDIKLFRENPELIIDSEKKRFRDTENVEKVIEYDTLWREGERKLNSLRSEKNKLSKSFKKAKEEGNLDEVIKRSKEVAAEIKELTAKNAEYLKLREDYRYKVGNIIDEDVPISDTEDDNVVVRTYGEIPEHDFELLNHVDLINKIDGADLETAASIAGARFYYLKRDILHLNLALIQFALSELEAEGYIPMQTPFFVKGEVAAETSELGEFEETLYKVENEDMYLIATAEQTLAALHRDEIISPDDLPLRYCALSTCFRKEAGSHGKDTLGIFRVHQFEKIEQFIYSTPEDSRNQHDHLMEVTERIYQKLGLPYQIIAIVSSALNDNASIKYDLEAWFPGSGAFRELVSCTNCKDYQARKTKTRVGRAGSGDAQILHTLNSTAIATERTMCCILENYQQADGSVKIPEVLVPYMNGKTKIEAKK, encoded by the coding sequence TTGTTAGATATTAAATTGTTCAGAGAAAATCCAGAATTAATCATTGACTCTGAAAAGAAAAGATTTAGAGACACAGAAAATGTTGAAAAGGTAATCGAGTATGACACCTTATGGAGAGAAGGTGAAAGAAAACTGAATTCTTTAAGGTCTGAAAAAAACAAATTGTCCAAATCATTTAAAAAAGCAAAAGAAGAAGGCAATTTGGACGAGGTAATCAAAAGGTCTAAAGAAGTGGCAGCCGAAATCAAGGAATTGACTGCTAAAAATGCTGAATATTTAAAACTCAGAGAGGATTACAGATACAAGGTAGGAAACATAATCGATGAGGACGTTCCTATTTCCGACACTGAAGATGACAATGTGGTCGTGAGGACCTACGGCGAAATCCCTGAGCATGATTTTGAACTTTTAAACCATGTTGATTTGATAAACAAGATTGACGGAGCCGACCTTGAAACTGCGGCAAGCATTGCAGGGGCTCGCTTTTACTACCTGAAAAGAGACATCCTGCACCTTAATCTGGCCCTGATTCAATTTGCGCTTTCCGAACTTGAAGCTGAAGGATACATCCCAATGCAGACACCGTTCTTTGTAAAGGGGGAAGTTGCAGCGGAAACTTCAGAGCTTGGTGAATTTGAAGAGACCTTATACAAGGTGGAAAACGAGGACATGTACCTTATTGCAACTGCAGAACAGACCCTGGCCGCTCTTCACAGGGATGAAATCATATCACCTGACGATTTGCCTTTAAGATACTGCGCACTTTCAACCTGCTTTAGAAAAGAGGCAGGCTCACATGGAAAGGACACCCTAGGAATATTCAGGGTCCATCAGTTTGAAAAGATAGAGCAGTTCATCTACTCAACCCCTGAGGATTCAAGAAATCAGCATGATCACCTGATGGAAGTGACCGAGAGAATCTATCAGAAATTGGGCCTTCCATATCAGATAATAGCTATCGTGTCATCAGCCCTTAACGATAATGCTTCCATCAAATACGACCTTGAAGCATGGTTCCCAGGCTCAGGAGCATTCAGGGAATTGGTTTCATGCACTAACTGTAAGGATTATCAGGCTAGAAAAACCAAGACACGTGTCGGAAGGGCAGGCTCTGGAGATGCCCAAATCCTGCACACCCTAAACAGTACAGCCATTGCAACCGAAAGGACAATGTGCTGCATTCTGGAAAACTATCAGCAGGCTGACGGCAGCGTTAAGATTCCTGAAGTGTTGGTCCCTTACATGAATGGAAAAACAAAAATAGAAGCTAAAAAATAA
- a CDS encoding MalY/PatB family protein gives MKNTRFDFESVIERKGTNSLKWDLFGDDVPMWVADMDFKVAPAIQEAIQKRVSHPIYGYTIVPDELFESYISWWDRRYGFKMSKENMLYSTGVMPSISSMIRCLTDEGDEILIQSPVYHVFFYVIEDNNRKVVENQLIYENDEYKIDFDDLDEKLSEVKLMILCNPQNPVGRIWSKEDLAKIGKLCRKHDVVLISDEIHCDLTDPDVKYNPFETSSDYNNVITCLSPSKSFNIAGFQSSIVHTRNEELLDMIKTQMHVDNSDSCNVFATSAVIAAYDESEEWLEELKEVLYENKSIVREYLANELPIIKLVECDATYLLWLDCSALGVASNVLSGFLRENQGLFLSSGSDFGQCGDSFLRMNIACPQKLLKEGLARLKAGVTALNIINKGLY, from the coding sequence ATGAAAAATACTAGATTTGACTTTGAAAGCGTAATCGAGCGGAAAGGAACAAACTCCTTAAAATGGGATTTGTTCGGAGATGATGTTCCGATGTGGGTTGCAGATATGGACTTCAAGGTGGCTCCAGCAATACAGGAGGCAATTCAAAAAAGGGTTTCACATCCGATATATGGATATACCATAGTGCCCGATGAACTGTTTGAATCATACATCAGCTGGTGGGATAGAAGATATGGCTTTAAAATGTCAAAAGAGAACATGCTCTACTCAACAGGAGTGATGCCTTCGATATCCTCAATGATTAGGTGCTTGACTGATGAGGGCGATGAAATCCTAATCCAATCACCAGTATATCATGTATTTTTCTATGTGATTGAAGACAACAATCGCAAAGTTGTTGAAAATCAGTTAATCTATGAGAATGATGAGTATAAAATCGATTTCGATGACTTGGATGAAAAGCTATCTGAAGTCAAACTGATGATTTTGTGCAATCCTCAAAATCCCGTCGGCAGAATATGGTCAAAAGAGGATTTGGCCAAAATTGGCAAGCTTTGCAGAAAACATGATGTGGTGTTGATTTCCGATGAGATTCACTGCGATTTGACAGATCCCGATGTCAAATACAATCCCTTTGAAACATCAAGTGACTACAATAATGTCATTACCTGTTTGTCCCCTTCAAAATCATTCAATATCGCAGGCTTTCAAAGTTCTATTGTTCACACCAGAAACGAGGAACTTTTGGATATGATTAAAACTCAGATGCATGTTGACAATTCGGATTCATGCAATGTTTTTGCAACATCTGCAGTCATTGCAGCATATGATGAGTCTGAAGAGTGGCTGGAAGAGCTTAAAGAAGTTCTTTATGAAAACAAATCCATTGTCAGGGAATATCTGGCCAATGAATTGCCGATTATAAAATTGGTCGAATGCGATGCGACCTATTTGCTGTGGCTTGATTGCTCTGCTTTAGGCGTCGCATCAAATGTCTTGTCCGGATTTTTAAGGGAAAATCAGGGACTGTTCCTGTCTTCTGGAAGTGATTTTGGACAATGTGGCGACAGTTTCTTGAGAATGAACATAGCATGCCCTCAAAAGCTATTGAAAGAGGGTTTGGCAAGACTGAAAGCGGGAGTGACTGCATTAAACATTATCAATAAAGGATTGTATTAG
- a CDS encoding flavodoxin family protein, producing MKAIVINASPRKKWNTAEVMQSAQKGAESVGAETEYINLCDLVFKGCRSCLVCKMKDKTKGKCYWRDDLTPVIEKILDADALLIGSPIYFGEPTSEFRALLERLIFCVMSYDDGSSYFTGKVNVGLFYTMNAPRKFYEESMKDNLSSIEFLFSYLNGEIKSYPVCDTLQVGDYSKYNMAGFSQELKEKQLVLQYPKDIEEVFKISAELCK from the coding sequence GTGAAGGCAATTGTGATTAATGCAAGTCCAAGAAAGAAATGGAATACTGCTGAGGTTATGCAATCAGCTCAAAAGGGTGCTGAATCAGTCGGTGCCGAAACTGAATATATAAACTTATGCGACTTGGTCTTTAAGGGTTGCAGAAGTTGTCTTGTCTGCAAAATGAAAGACAAAACCAAAGGAAAATGTTATTGGAGGGATGACCTGACTCCTGTGATTGAAAAGATATTGGATGCCGATGCATTGCTTATCGGTTCGCCAATATACTTTGGAGAGCCTACAAGCGAGTTCAGGGCATTGCTTGAGAGACTTATTTTCTGCGTGATGTCTTATGATGATGGGTCCAGCTATTTCACAGGCAAGGTCAATGTTGGGCTGTTCTATACCATGAACGCTCCAAGAAAGTTCTATGAGGAGTCCATGAAGGACAATCTATCAAGCATTGAGTTTCTGTTCTCCTACCTGAATGGCGAGATAAAGTCTTATCCTGTCTGCGACACTCTGCAGGTTGGAGATTATTCAAAATACAACATGGCCGGTTTTTCACAGGAACTCAAGGAAAAGCAGCTCGTGCTCCAATATCCAAAAGACATTGAAGAAGTTTTCAAGATCAGTGCAGAGTTATGCAAGTAG
- a CDS encoding HAD family hydrolase, with amino-acid sequence MKKLAIFDFDGTLFDSICDVVICFNRVLEIYGFPTMTREEYIPCLGGNIDEIVSLVLGENSTPQNVEEVKETYLDFYNSSKKDLTVPFPDSLDLLENLQDRNILLAINSNRLNYSLNEFVERHFSGIDFTAIEGHSYPNPSKPNPYGVNRVLEKAGVDADEAIYIGDSATDIKTAENAGIDCILVRWGYGNQKDFENPHVLGVVDDMSEIIKYF; translated from the coding sequence ATGAAAAAGCTCGCAATTTTTGATTTTGATGGAACATTGTTCGATTCCATATGTGATGTAGTAATCTGTTTTAACAGGGTTTTGGAAATCTATGGATTTCCCACCATGACGCGCGAGGAATACATTCCATGCTTGGGCGGAAACATCGATGAGATTGTCTCATTGGTGCTGGGGGAAAACAGCACTCCCCAAAATGTAGAGGAAGTGAAGGAAACATATCTTGATTTTTACAATTCATCTAAAAAGGATTTGACAGTTCCGTTTCCTGATTCTCTTGATCTTCTTGAAAATCTACAAGACCGAAACATATTGCTTGCCATCAACTCAAACAGATTGAACTATTCATTAAATGAGTTCGTTGAAAGGCATTTTTCAGGCATTGACTTTACAGCCATCGAAGGCCACAGTTATCCCAATCCGTCAAAGCCAAATCCCTATGGAGTCAATAGAGTTCTTGAAAAGGCCGGTGTCGATGCTGATGAAGCAATCTATATAGGGGATTCCGCAACAGACATCAAAACTGCTGAAAATGCAGGAATAGATTGCATTTTGGTAAGATGGGGATATGGAAATCAAAAGGACTTTGAAAACCCGCATGTTTTAGGTGTTGTCGATGACATGTCTGAAATAATAAAGTATTTCTAA
- a CDS encoding C1 family peptidase translates to MKFKYMFIAGLMLAILMVGAVSATDTISEDIISDADDTPLEITDNDVYTIKESSFSNLTDEIENTGTSLDLNQDYAFNSESDKGYVEISKSDFTINGNNHVIDGNKQSGIFNITGNNVTINNLIFKNGKSETGGIIDSTGEVTLRNVTFITNNMTFLSDHITYKGGAIANHGGKINCYDSRFIDNHAESGSAIFIQNGELNVKNTNFTSSISNKYGQIWVKDSSATIDGANFINISAIYSPAISFEKCEDIVITNSRFINLSAEMSAGAFGLKGKGNLYMRDCKFINTKSSKNAGAIMMDYEVEDCNVTILDCSFVNSSAMIGGAYVQLCGKLFMNNSDFTNCRASYNGGAVYLSFAKSSIYNCTFNSNAASLSEDYTAYGGAIYCDIGTIELANSSFINNSAYLGNAVYACDSKYNITNCTFANNTNAIYTDFDGDEVNLDGNDYGDDSVITNQTYSYQTFIDSVAQEWISLDNIINVETLPSRFDLRDWGWVTPVKHQGHLGACWTFAAMNAVESAMLKKYGVSLNLSESNLIHTMLKYSPNGFKLAEEGGNNVMSISYIVDWFGPVFEENDPYDEVGKLSQFLPSSDIIHIQDMILVPNDEPGTSKMKEAILKYGALVAGYHVNPYKPYYNPKTFANYVNESLTSNHEISVVGWDDDFSADNFLIKPEGDGAWIVKNSWGTGWGEEGFFYISYYDKSFLGDSNVFSHAAAVILENDVAYTKNYQHDFSWSGQFVDYTEQYGVNGTMIYANQFEAADDDLIAGVGTYFNQSGVNYTVEIYVNEELKLIQNGVSPFYGFHTIKLNEYVSVKKGDVFKAVITSNAVPVVNLKYSKTHYGENLSFLYYGGKWNDMYKDECIACLKVFTVNDTSKIINNRDISVDYGGESYFSVNVATGDGHAVVGAAVKFTINGKTTPVQTDANGIAKIKITDVPKKYTMTTTYNGKSVKNTVTVKQVLTASKVTIKKTAKKFTLKATLKINGKLQKGKTIKFKLNGKTYTVKTNAKGVAQKTLGKNVIKKLKKGKTYTVKVTYKKDTIKTTVKVKK, encoded by the coding sequence ATGAAGTTTAAATACATGTTTATAGCGGGTTTAATGCTGGCTATTCTTATGGTGGGTGCGGTTAGTGCAACCGACACCATTTCTGAGGATATCATCTCGGATGCGGATGATACTCCTTTAGAAATTACGGACAATGATGTTTATACGATAAAAGAAAGTTCATTCAGTAACTTGACTGATGAAATAGAAAACACAGGTACGTCTTTAGATTTAAATCAGGACTATGCCTTCAACAGCGAAAGCGATAAGGGATATGTTGAAATCAGCAAAAGCGATTTTACAATAAACGGAAACAACCATGTAATTGATGGAAACAAACAATCAGGAATATTCAACATAACTGGAAACAATGTAACAATTAACAATCTGATTTTTAAGAACGGAAAATCCGAAACTGGAGGAATCATAGACTCCACCGGTGAGGTGACCTTGAGAAATGTCACATTCATCACCAATAACATGACATTCCTCAGTGACCATATTACATATAAGGGTGGAGCCATAGCAAATCATGGCGGAAAGATCAACTGCTATGATTCCCGGTTCATTGACAATCACGCAGAATCGGGTTCGGCCATTTTCATCCAGAATGGGGAGTTGAATGTCAAAAACACCAACTTCACATCATCCATATCTAACAAATACGGTCAGATTTGGGTAAAGGATTCCTCAGCCACTATCGATGGGGCTAACTTCATAAACATATCCGCCATCTATTCCCCTGCCATATCCTTCGAAAAATGCGAAGATATTGTAATAACCAATTCAAGATTCATCAATTTAAGCGCCGAGATGTCTGCAGGAGCATTTGGCTTGAAAGGGAAAGGCAACCTTTACATGAGGGATTGCAAGTTCATCAACACCAAATCCTCCAAAAATGCGGGGGCCATAATGATGGATTATGAAGTCGAGGATTGCAATGTCACAATTCTTGATTGCAGCTTTGTCAATTCATCGGCCATGATTGGCGGAGCATATGTTCAATTGTGCGGTAAACTGTTCATGAACAATTCAGATTTCACAAACTGCAGGGCATCCTATAATGGAGGGGCAGTTTATCTTTCATTCGCCAAAAGCAGCATCTACAATTGTACATTCAATTCCAATGCGGCATCCCTATCCGAGGATTATACAGCCTATGGCGGCGCAATATACTGTGACATAGGCACCATAGAACTGGCCAATTCCAGTTTCATAAACAACTCCGCATATCTTGGAAATGCAGTGTATGCCTGCGATTCGAAATATAACATCACAAACTGCACATTCGCCAACAACACCAATGCGATATACACTGATTTTGATGGTGATGAAGTCAATTTGGATGGCAATGATTACGGCGATGACAGCGTTATCACCAATCAGACCTACTCATATCAGACATTCATCGATTCCGTTGCACAGGAGTGGATATCCCTTGACAATATCATAAACGTTGAAACTCTTCCATCCCGCTTCGATTTGCGAGATTGGGGATGGGTAACTCCCGTCAAGCATCAGGGACATTTGGGTGCCTGCTGGACATTCGCAGCGATGAATGCAGTGGAATCCGCAATGTTGAAGAAATATGGGGTGAGCCTTAACCTTTCAGAATCAAACCTGATTCATACCATGTTGAAATATTCTCCTAATGGCTTTAAACTAGCCGAGGAAGGAGGAAATAATGTAATGTCCATTTCATATATTGTGGACTGGTTTGGCCCTGTTTTTGAAGAGAATGACCCTTATGATGAGGTCGGAAAGCTTTCACAGTTCCTGCCGAGTTCGGATATCATCCACATTCAGGACATGATTTTGGTTCCTAATGATGAGCCAGGAACTTCCAAAATGAAAGAGGCAATCCTTAAATACGGTGCATTGGTTGCAGGTTATCATGTGAATCCATATAAGCCATACTACAATCCTAAAACTTTCGCAAATTATGTCAATGAAAGCTTAACTTCAAACCATGAAATCTCAGTAGTCGGATGGGATGATGATTTTTCTGCAGACAATTTCCTCATTAAGCCTGAGGGCGATGGGGCATGGATAGTCAAGAACAGCTGGGGAACCGGTTGGGGTGAAGAAGGGTTCTTTTACATTTCATATTATGACAAGTCATTTTTAGGAGATTCGAATGTTTTCAGTCATGCCGCTGCAGTAATACTTGAAAATGATGTGGCCTACACCAAGAATTACCAACACGACTTCTCATGGTCAGGCCAGTTTGTAGATTACACTGAGCAATATGGAGTCAATGGCACCATGATTTATGCCAATCAGTTTGAAGCGGCTGATGATGATTTGATTGCAGGTGTGGGAACCTACTTCAATCAAAGCGGTGTAAATTACACTGTGGAGATATATGTAAACGAAGAGTTGAAATTGATCCAGAATGGAGTGTCCCCATTTTACGGATTCCATACCATCAAGCTGAACGAATATGTTTCAGTTAAAAAAGGGGATGTGTTCAAGGCAGTCATTACTTCAAACGCAGTGCCTGTTGTGAATTTGAAATATTCCAAAACGCATTATGGTGAAAATCTCTCCTTCCTATATTACGGAGGCAAATGGAACGACATGTATAAAGATGAATGTATTGCCTGCCTAAAGGTCTTTACAGTCAATGACACAAGCAAAATCATCAACAATCGTGACATTTCAGTTGACTACGGAGGGGAGTCCTACTTCAGCGTCAATGTAGCGACTGGCGATGGCCACGCCGTTGTGGGTGCCGCTGTCAAGTTCACAATCAACGGAAAAACCACACCAGTGCAAACTGATGCTAACGGTATAGCTAAAATCAAAATAACTGATGTTCCTAAAAAGTACACCATGACAACCACATACAACGGAAAATCAGTCAAAAACACCGTTACTGTAAAGCAAGTCCTCACAGCAAGCAAAGTCACTATCAAAAAGACAGCCAAGAAATTTACCTTGAAAGCAACCCTTAAAATCAACGGCAAACTACAGAAAGGCAAAACCATCAAATTCAAATTGAATGGTAAAACCTACACTGTCAAAACCAATGCCAAAGGAGTTGCACAAAAGACATTAGGCAAAAATGTCATCAAAAAGCTCAAAAAAGGTAAAACATACACTGTCAAAGTAACATACAAAAAAGACACAATAAAAACAACTGTTAAAGTTAAAAAGTAG
- a CDS encoding nitroreductase family protein, with amino-acid sequence MSDFEEIINTRRSIREYSNREVSDGDVLKIIRAGMQAPGSRLGAEPWEFIVIKNSKTLDKLAEIKPRLSTAPLAIVLIANIERAFFKAVWQQDMGAAAENMLLEAVNLGLGGLWNGVAPDEERMAKIAEIVGISDITNLKPYCIITVGYPAEGWENKFMDKFDESRIHYEKY; translated from the coding sequence ATGTCAGATTTTGAAGAGATTATAAACACAAGAAGAAGCATTCGTGAATATTCGAATAGGGAAGTTAGTGATGGAGATGTTCTAAAGATTATAAGGGCAGGAATGCAGGCTCCAGGTTCAAGATTGGGTGCTGAGCCATGGGAATTCATCGTAATAAAAAACAGCAAAACACTGGATAAACTTGCCGAAATCAAACCCAGATTGTCCACAGCTCCATTGGCCATTGTATTGATAGCAAACATTGAAAGGGCATTTTTCAAGGCCGTATGGCAACAGGATATGGGTGCCGCAGCAGAGAACATGCTGCTTGAAGCGGTAAACTTGGGTTTAGGAGGACTTTGGAATGGGGTGGCGCCCGATGAGGAGAGGATGGCAAAGATAGCTGAAATTGTTGGAATCTCAGATATCACCAATCTGAAACCATACTGCATAATTACAGTCGGCTATCCCGCAGAAGGTTGGGAAAACAAGTTCATGGACAAATTTGATGAAAGCAGGATTCACTATGAAAAATACTAG